The Buttiauxella selenatireducens genome has a window encoding:
- the mltC gene encoding membrane-bound lytic murein transglycosylase MltC → MKKFLALALVVPLLISCSSKKDDAYNEAFVKDTNGFDILMGQFAHNIENIWGIKEVLIAGPKDYVKYTDQYLTRSHINFDEGTITIETIAGTEPAAHLRQAIINTLLMGDDPGSIDLYSDANDVVISKEPFLYGQVVDNTGQPIRWEGRASKFADYLLQTRMKSRSTGLKIVYSVTINLVPNHLDKRAHKYLGMVRKASKKYGVDESLILAIMQTESSFNPYAVSHADALGLMQVVQHSAGVDVFKSQGKWGKPSRSFLFDPESNIDTGTAYLAILQESYLGGIDNPTSRRYAVITAYNGGAGSVLRVFNNDKNRAFSIINSMTPGDVYQVLTTRHPSAESRHYLYKVNTAQKSYRRR, encoded by the coding sequence TATTTTGATGGGGCAATTTGCTCATAACATCGAAAATATTTGGGGCATAAAGGAAGTGTTGATTGCGGGTCCTAAAGACTACGTGAAATATACCGACCAATACCTGACCCGTAGCCATATCAACTTTGACGAAGGTACGATTACCATCGAAACCATTGCCGGCACTGAACCTGCCGCGCACTTACGTCAGGCAATTATCAACACCTTACTGATGGGTGACGATCCAGGCTCTATCGATCTTTATTCTGATGCCAACGATGTGGTTATCTCCAAAGAACCGTTCCTGTATGGTCAGGTTGTGGATAACACCGGCCAACCCATTCGCTGGGAAGGGCGTGCGTCAAAATTTGCTGATTACCTGCTGCAAACACGCATGAAAAGCCGCAGTACCGGGCTGAAAATTGTTTATAGCGTGACCATCAATCTGGTACCAAACCACCTTGATAAACGTGCGCATAAATACCTTGGCATGGTGCGCAAAGCATCGAAGAAATATGGCGTCGATGAATCCCTGATTCTGGCTATCATGCAAACCGAATCGAGCTTTAACCCGTATGCAGTGAGCCACGCTGATGCACTGGGTCTGATGCAGGTTGTACAGCACAGCGCAGGGGTTGATGTCTTTAAATCGCAAGGTAAATGGGGCAAACCGAGCCGCAGCTTCTTGTTTGATCCTGAAAGCAATATCGATACCGGTACGGCTTATCTGGCAATTCTACAAGAGAGCTATTTGGGCGGAATTGATAACCCAACCTCACGCCGCTATGCAGTGATCACCGCGTATAACGGTGGTGCGGGCAGTGTGCTGCGCGTGTTCAACAACGATAAGAACCGCGCCTTCAGTATTATCAACAGCATGACGCCAGGTGATGTGTATCAGGTACTGACAACACGCCATCCTTCAGCGGAATCACGTCATTATCTGTACAAAGTGAATACTGCACAGAAGAGCTATCGTCGCCGTTAA
- a CDS encoding nucleoside permease, with amino-acid sequence MNLKLQLKVLSFLQFCLWGSWLTTLGSYMFVTLKFDGAAIGAVYSSLGIAAVFMPTLLGIIADKWISARWLYAACHLVGAITLYFAAQVTSPSAMFIVILLNSLAYMPTLGLVNTISYYRLQSAGMNIVTDFPPIRIWGTIGFIFAMWGVSFSGFELSHMQLYIGATLSVVLALFTLTLPHIPVANAQKNQSWSSMLGLDAFALFKNKRMAIFFIFSMLLGAELQITNMFGNTFLHSFDQNPLFASSFIVEHASVLMSISQISETVFILTIPFFLIRYGIKNVMLISIVAWMLRFGLFAFGDPTPMGTMLLVLSMIVYGCAFDFFNISGSVFVEQEVKPEIRASAQGMFLMMTNGFGCILGGIVSGKVVENYTTAGVTDWQSVWLIFAGYSLVLAFAFVALFKYKHVRTPTAAQPAA; translated from the coding sequence ATGAACCTTAAGCTGCAGCTTAAAGTACTTTCGTTTCTGCAGTTCTGCTTGTGGGGAAGCTGGCTGACTACGCTCGGCTCATATATGTTCGTCACCCTCAAGTTCGATGGTGCAGCCATCGGCGCGGTATACAGTTCATTGGGTATTGCTGCGGTATTTATGCCGACGCTGCTTGGGATTATTGCGGACAAATGGATCAGTGCGCGCTGGCTCTACGCGGCCTGTCATCTGGTAGGCGCCATCACATTGTATTTCGCAGCCCAGGTTACCTCACCAAGTGCGATGTTTATTGTGATCCTGCTTAACTCGCTCGCCTACATGCCAACGCTTGGACTGGTTAACACGATTTCTTACTATCGCCTGCAATCCGCAGGAATGAATATCGTCACCGACTTCCCGCCAATTCGTATTTGGGGAACAATCGGCTTCATCTTCGCCATGTGGGGCGTAAGCTTCTCCGGCTTTGAACTCAGCCACATGCAGCTTTATATCGGTGCAACACTGTCAGTCGTGTTAGCGCTTTTCACCCTGACACTGCCACATATTCCAGTCGCCAATGCACAAAAAAATCAGAGCTGGAGCTCAATGTTAGGACTGGATGCGTTCGCACTGTTCAAAAACAAGCGCATGGCAATTTTCTTCATTTTTTCCATGCTGTTAGGCGCAGAACTGCAAATTACCAATATGTTTGGTAATACCTTCCTTCACAGCTTTGATCAGAACCCATTGTTCGCCAGCAGCTTTATTGTCGAACATGCGTCAGTGCTGATGTCTATTTCGCAGATTTCTGAAACCGTATTTATCCTGACGATTCCGTTCTTCCTGATTCGTTACGGCATCAAAAACGTGATGCTTATCAGTATCGTTGCGTGGATGCTGCGCTTCGGATTGTTTGCCTTTGGCGACCCAACACCAATGGGCACCATGCTGCTGGTCTTGTCGATGATCGTCTACGGATGTGCCTTCGACTTCTTCAACATCTCCGGTTCTGTGTTCGTGGAACAAGAGGTGAAACCAGAGATTCGTGCCAGTGCTCAGGGCATGTTCCTGATGATGACCAACGGGTTTGGTTGCATCCTGGGTGGGATTGTCAGCGGGAAAGTGGTGGAGAACTACACGACGGCGGGAGTCACCGACTGGCAGAGCGTATGGCTAATTTTCGCCGGTTATTCACTGGTTCTGGCCTTCGCCTTTGTCGCACTCTTCAAATATAAACACGTCAGAACACCAACGGCAGCCCAGCCAGCGGCCTGA
- a CDS encoding ornithine decarboxylase — MKSLKIAASHDVVATLETHREVVTLDSTDFTDIAAVVLSVADSRSGILALLKRTGFSIPVFLVTDSGSSEQEGITGLITGNAQDYLELETAASGYEEALLPPFFDTLTKYVAMENSTFACPGHQHGEFFKKHPAGRQFYDFFGENLFRADMCNADVKLGDLLIHEGSAKHAQKFAAKVFNADKTYFVLNGTSAANKVVTNALLTRGDLVLFDRNNHKSNHHGALIQAGATPVYLEAARNPFGFIGGIDAHCFNETYLRELIAEVAPERAQEKRPFRLAIIQLGTYDGTIYNARQVVDNIGHLCDYILFDSAWVGYEQFIPMMADCSPLLLDLNENDPGIFVTQSVHKQQAGFSQTSQIHKKDNHLRGQARFCPHKRLNNAFMLHASTSPFYPLFAALDVNAKIHEGESGRRLWAECVVQGIEARKAIINRCTMIKPFIPPVVAGKPWQEHPTDVIAQERRFFSFEPGEKWHGFEGYEPDEYFVDPCKLLLTTPGIDPQTGQYTKFGVPAAILANYLRENGIVPEKSDLNSILFLLTPAESTQKMAHLVAMLAQFERHIEDDAPLADVLPTIYQKYSQRYHGYTLRQLCQEMHDLYVSFAVKDLQKAMFRSASLPAVAMNPQDANSEFIRGNVELVRLSESEGRIAAEGALPYPPGVLCVVPGEVWGSAALRYFLALEEGVNMLPGFSPELQGVYSETDADGIKRLYGYMIQA; from the coding sequence ATGAAATCTTTGAAAATTGCCGCCAGCCACGATGTGGTTGCCACACTAGAAACACATCGTGAAGTGGTTACGCTTGATAGCACTGACTTTACCGATATTGCCGCCGTTGTCCTTTCTGTGGCGGATAGCCGCAGCGGTATTCTGGCGTTACTTAAACGCACGGGCTTTTCGATTCCTGTTTTTTTAGTGACTGATAGCGGGTCAAGTGAGCAAGAAGGCATCACAGGGCTGATAACCGGTAATGCGCAGGATTATCTGGAGCTTGAAACGGCGGCCTCTGGTTATGAAGAAGCTCTGCTACCACCGTTCTTCGATACGCTGACGAAGTACGTGGCGATGGAAAACAGCACCTTTGCTTGTCCGGGCCACCAACACGGTGAGTTTTTCAAAAAGCACCCTGCGGGGCGCCAGTTTTATGATTTCTTTGGCGAGAATTTGTTTCGCGCGGATATGTGCAATGCGGACGTTAAACTCGGTGATTTGCTGATTCATGAAGGATCGGCCAAACATGCGCAGAAGTTTGCAGCCAAAGTCTTTAACGCCGATAAAACCTATTTCGTTTTAAATGGCACTTCTGCGGCGAACAAAGTCGTTACCAACGCGCTGCTGACCCGTGGCGACCTGGTGCTTTTTGACCGCAACAATCATAAATCCAACCATCATGGCGCGTTGATTCAGGCTGGCGCGACGCCAGTTTATCTCGAGGCGGCTCGCAATCCGTTTGGTTTTATTGGCGGGATAGATGCGCACTGTTTTAATGAAACGTATTTACGTGAATTGATTGCGGAAGTGGCACCTGAACGTGCGCAGGAAAAGCGTCCTTTCCGCCTTGCAATTATCCAGCTGGGTACATACGACGGCACGATTTATAACGCACGTCAGGTGGTGGATAACATCGGCCATCTTTGCGATTACATCCTGTTTGATTCCGCATGGGTCGGTTACGAGCAATTTATCCCGATGATGGCGGACTGCTCGCCGCTGCTGTTGGATCTCAATGAGAACGATCCGGGTATTTTTGTCACGCAATCGGTGCATAAACAGCAGGCGGGTTTCTCACAGACCTCTCAGATCCACAAAAAAGATAACCACCTGCGCGGTCAGGCGCGTTTTTGCCCGCATAAGCGGCTGAACAATGCGTTTATGCTGCATGCGTCCACCAGCCCGTTTTATCCGCTTTTTGCTGCACTTGATGTGAATGCGAAAATTCATGAAGGGGAGAGCGGACGCCGTTTGTGGGCCGAGTGCGTTGTGCAGGGGATTGAAGCCCGCAAAGCCATCATCAATCGTTGCACGATGATCAAACCGTTTATTCCGCCTGTGGTTGCGGGTAAGCCATGGCAGGAGCATCCAACCGATGTCATCGCGCAGGAACGCCGATTCTTTAGCTTTGAGCCGGGCGAAAAATGGCATGGTTTTGAAGGTTATGAACCGGATGAATACTTTGTTGATCCATGCAAACTGCTGCTGACTACGCCGGGCATTGATCCACAAACCGGGCAATACACGAAATTTGGTGTGCCTGCGGCGATCCTCGCAAACTATCTGCGCGAGAACGGTATTGTGCCAGAGAAGTCGGATCTCAATTCGATCCTGTTCTTGCTCACTCCTGCGGAAAGTACTCAGAAAATGGCGCATCTGGTCGCGATGCTGGCGCAGTTTGAGCGGCATATTGAAGACGATGCGCCTTTGGCGGACGTACTGCCGACAATCTATCAGAAGTATTCACAGCGCTATCACGGCTACACGCTGCGTCAACTTTGCCAGGAAATGCACGATCTTTACGTCAGCTTTGCCGTGAAGGATCTGCAAAAAGCGATGTTCCGCAGTGCCAGCCTGCCTGCCGTTGCAATGAACCCACAGGATGCAAACAGTGAGTTTATTCGCGGCAACGTCGAGCTGGTGCGTTTGAGTGAGTCTGAAGGGCGTATTGCAGCTGAAGGCGCGTTGCCATACCCGCCAGGCGTGTTATGTGTGGTGCCGGGGGAAGTGTGGGGCAGCGCTGCGCTGCGTTATTTCCTGGCACTGGAAGAAGGTGTGAATATGCTGCCGGGATTCTCGCCGGAATTGCAGGGTGTTTATAGTGAAACGGATGCGGACGGGATTAAGCGACTGTACGGCTATATGATCCAAGCCTAA
- a CDS encoding tyrosine-type recombinase/integrase — MALTDTKIRAAKPLAKSYKITYAQGLYLLVTSSGSRLWYFRYRFNGNESRLALGTYPQVTLAQAREKRDAARKLLASGLNPTQQRPPEKIVPDETRTFKYPAKSWHTASLKLWSEGHAAKILTCLERYAFPLVGQMDIADIETLHLAQLLKNIDDQGVHDVAGRMRQYLNKIMRHGVQQGMIKYNSAIDLDGVVTPLVTQHHPALSLNRLPELLDRIGDYKGRSLTRLALALNLHVFLRSSELRFARWDEFDLKENIWTLPEKRTPVKGVKFSHRGAKMKDEHLVPLSQQAVAILEQIKEISADSLFVFPGAHTPDKPMSENTVNKALRTLGYNTKTDICGHGFRTMACSALNEAGLWSKDAIERQMSHKERNGVRAAYIHKAEHLEERREMMQWWSDYLDICRERFVAPYIYARQQKVA, encoded by the coding sequence ATGGCTTTAACCGACACTAAAATCCGCGCAGCAAAACCTCTCGCTAAATCTTATAAAATCACCTATGCCCAAGGTTTGTACCTTCTGGTTACGTCCAGTGGCTCACGTTTGTGGTATTTTCGCTATCGCTTTAACGGCAACGAGTCCCGGTTGGCGCTCGGTACTTATCCGCAGGTAACTCTGGCGCAAGCGCGTGAAAAACGCGATGCCGCACGCAAGCTACTGGCATCAGGTTTGAATCCCACTCAACAGCGCCCACCAGAAAAAATTGTCCCCGACGAAACCCGAACCTTTAAGTACCCCGCTAAATCGTGGCATACCGCCAGCCTGAAACTCTGGTCAGAAGGCCATGCGGCTAAGATCCTGACTTGCCTTGAACGTTATGCGTTTCCGTTGGTGGGTCAGATGGATATTGCTGATATTGAGACACTTCATTTAGCGCAACTACTGAAAAATATCGACGATCAAGGTGTGCATGACGTGGCAGGCCGGATGCGCCAGTATCTGAATAAAATCATGCGCCACGGCGTTCAGCAGGGGATGATTAAATACAATTCGGCGATTGATTTGGATGGCGTCGTGACCCCGCTGGTGACCCAACATCATCCAGCCTTATCACTGAACCGTTTACCCGAACTGCTCGACAGAATAGGCGACTATAAAGGTCGTTCGTTAACCCGACTGGCGTTAGCGCTGAATCTTCATGTTTTTCTGCGATCCAGTGAACTGCGTTTTGCCCGCTGGGACGAATTCGATCTAAAGGAAAATATCTGGACGCTGCCTGAAAAAAGAACGCCGGTTAAGGGCGTGAAATTCTCACATCGTGGCGCAAAAATGAAAGATGAACATCTGGTGCCGCTATCACAGCAAGCCGTTGCTATTCTGGAGCAGATTAAAGAAATTTCGGCTGATTCCCTGTTTGTTTTTCCGGGTGCTCACACGCCGGACAAGCCGATGAGCGAGAACACGGTGAATAAAGCGCTGCGCACGCTGGGTTATAACACCAAAACAGATATTTGCGGGCATGGCTTCAGAACAATGGCCTGTAGCGCCCTGAATGAAGCGGGGCTGTGGTCGAAGGATGCCATTGAGCGCCAGATGAGCCACAAAGAGCGCAACGGCGTTCGGGCAGCCTACATTCATAAAGCGGAACATCTGGAAGAACGCAGGGAAATGATGCAGTGGTGGTCAGATTATCTTGATATCTGCCGCGAGAGGTTTGTTGCGCCGTATATTTATGCCCGGCAGCAAAAAGTGGCCTGA
- a CDS encoding integrase domain-containing protein, producing the protein MGKLVQQMQALAVQAGGSHKTVHDRVAIVQRFDRHLQALNIQSKEVKNLKAKHIESYVQHRLAQGIARRTLHNEMAALRAVLNAAGRNKLADDPRLSNKALGLAGASRAGTKQAITADHYHAVLQTAQSKDPGLAAALELARLMGLRSQEAVQCVQSLKTWRQALDKGDPRLRVVFGTKGGRPRDTIILNADAVKRAVENALTVAEQRNGKLIDAPDLKTAMTYWRNQAERLGLTGIHAPHSLRYAWAQDAIRHYLAQGFSHKEALAQVSMDLGHGDGRGRYVARVYGQMQE; encoded by the coding sequence ATGGGAAAATTGGTGCAACAGATGCAAGCGCTGGCCGTTCAGGCGGGTGGCAGTCACAAAACCGTGCATGATCGCGTGGCGATAGTGCAGCGATTCGATCGGCATTTACAGGCGCTAAATATCCAGAGCAAAGAAGTAAAAAATCTCAAAGCGAAGCATATTGAAAGCTACGTTCAGCACCGGCTGGCTCAAGGGATCGCACGGCGAACATTACATAATGAGATGGCGGCGCTGCGTGCGGTTCTGAATGCCGCAGGGCGTAACAAACTGGCCGATGATCCGCGATTATCGAACAAAGCATTAGGGTTGGCTGGCGCAAGTCGGGCAGGAACAAAACAGGCGATCACAGCAGATCATTATCACGCGGTGCTGCAAACGGCTCAGTCAAAAGATCCGGGGCTTGCCGCTGCTCTGGAACTGGCTCGGCTGATGGGATTACGTTCTCAGGAAGCTGTACAGTGTGTCCAATCTCTCAAAACGTGGCGGCAGGCGCTGGATAAGGGCGATCCTCGTTTGAGAGTAGTCTTCGGTACCAAAGGCGGGCGGCCACGGGATACCATTATTCTGAATGCTGATGCAGTCAAACGCGCTGTGGAAAATGCGTTAACAGTGGCAGAACAACGCAACGGCAAACTGATCGACGCCCCGGATCTCAAAACCGCCATGACTTATTGGCGCAATCAGGCTGAACGTTTAGGATTGACGGGTATCCATGCCCCGCACAGTTTGCGCTACGCATGGGCGCAGGATGCGATTCGCCATTATCTGGCGCAGGGATTCAGCCATAAAGAAGCATTGGCGCAGGTTTCCATGGATCTGGGCCACGGCGATGGGCGAGGGCGGTATGTGGCGCGGGTGTATGGGCAGATGCAGGAGTAA
- a CDS encoding helix-turn-helix domain-containing protein: MMQPDWHSADIIAALKKRGTTLSAVSRKSGLASSTLMNALVRRWPKGERLIAEALDVAPEKIWPSRYHKPAE; encoded by the coding sequence ATGATGCAACCAGACTGGCATTCTGCCGATATTATCGCGGCGCTGAAAAAGCGCGGGACAACGCTGTCTGCGGTATCGCGTAAATCGGGGCTGGCCTCATCAACATTGATGAACGCCCTTGTACGACGCTGGCCCAAAGGTGAACGGCTGATTGCTGAAGCATTAGACGTTGCGCCTGAAAAAATCTGGCCTTCCCGTTATCACAAGCCGGCAGAATAA
- a CDS encoding DEAD/DEAH box helicase, which yields MEYFLNTPVNIVGNNKLRSPQIEAYIKILDYFSSNDNGEALVVLPTGTGKSGLVSIAPFGICKGRVLIVTPGLVTKQSIIKTQEMLSDNFWVNFDVIFNPSDLPSLCEYENDITDENLHSSNIVISNIHKLTSSRKTSLTNRVPSDFFDMVIIDEAHHAPAQSWKELLTYFSKAKKLHVTGTPFRGDNQELPGELIHETPLSEVMRDRYVKWLRKETVNASQLYFTMPHAPGEKFSREQVLALKDKEWIEKSVALSKDCSIEVINHSISKLIELSNTSKKIPHKILAVGCSISHAEDIKVWYEEKGLKCIIVHSNMEYQDIEKAFKDIDNHLCQVVISVNMLMEGYDHRYLTILALFRPYRSINAFAQIVGRVLRAIPEEEIEAFEVDNNALIIYHQDIGLDTMWSSFQKEVDRGTQQRIKDYNFSDYEYEDKDRSLAGVYIDNSFISDQDSYLKDLDFNALFEQKRAEIEARANQKIDVLRGKITDEEFDEDDLALIKAQMIAKETRKVSNDDIDPNLISKRPELYRKRMRETLTKRSRDEATNILSDLKLDPKGTELAKILSRHIKTLRTDTTNDGTLVIYINAKLHSRFGPVNERDNDALTMSVNFLPNIFKELRSMLSC from the coding sequence ATGGAATATTTTTTAAACACCCCAGTGAATATTGTAGGCAATAATAAACTTCGCTCCCCTCAAATTGAAGCGTATATCAAGATATTAGATTATTTTTCTTCAAATGATAACGGCGAGGCTCTAGTTGTTCTACCAACAGGAACGGGTAAAAGCGGTCTAGTCTCGATTGCTCCATTTGGTATTTGCAAAGGCCGTGTTCTGATAGTTACACCTGGTTTAGTCACTAAACAAAGCATCATAAAAACTCAAGAAATGTTAAGCGATAATTTTTGGGTTAATTTTGATGTAATATTTAACCCTAGTGATCTTCCATCACTTTGTGAATATGAAAATGATATAACAGATGAAAACTTACATAGTAGCAATATTGTCATTTCTAATATTCATAAGCTAACCTCATCAAGAAAAACAAGTTTAACAAACCGTGTCCCTTCAGATTTCTTCGACATGGTTATAATAGATGAAGCCCATCATGCGCCAGCACAAAGCTGGAAAGAGTTACTAACATATTTTTCAAAGGCCAAAAAGCTACACGTAACCGGAACTCCATTCCGTGGTGATAACCAAGAATTACCCGGCGAGTTAATCCATGAAACCCCACTTTCTGAAGTTATGCGTGACAGATATGTAAAATGGCTTAGAAAAGAAACTGTAAACGCTAGTCAACTATATTTCACAATGCCCCATGCTCCCGGTGAAAAATTCTCACGTGAGCAAGTCCTCGCACTAAAGGACAAAGAATGGATAGAGAAAAGTGTTGCGTTATCAAAAGATTGTTCAATTGAAGTAATAAATCATAGCATTAGTAAATTAATAGAATTAAGTAATACATCTAAAAAGATCCCTCATAAAATATTGGCTGTCGGTTGCAGCATATCTCATGCCGAGGATATAAAAGTATGGTATGAGGAAAAAGGGCTTAAATGCATAATTGTTCATAGCAATATGGAATATCAAGATATAGAAAAAGCTTTTAAGGATATTGATAACCATTTATGCCAAGTTGTAATATCCGTAAATATGCTTATGGAAGGTTATGATCATAGATACTTAACAATTCTAGCGCTATTTAGACCATACCGAAGTATAAATGCGTTTGCGCAAATAGTTGGTCGAGTTTTACGGGCTATCCCTGAAGAAGAAATTGAAGCCTTTGAAGTAGATAATAATGCTCTTATAATTTATCACCAAGATATTGGCCTTGATACAATGTGGTCATCTTTTCAAAAAGAAGTCGACCGCGGAACTCAGCAACGAATAAAAGACTATAATTTTTCTGATTACGAATACGAAGATAAAGATAGATCGTTGGCAGGTGTATACATTGATAATAGTTTTATAAGTGACCAAGACTCTTATCTAAAAGATCTTGATTTCAATGCGCTTTTTGAACAAAAAAGAGCTGAAATCGAAGCTCGTGCAAATCAAAAAATTGATGTATTAAGAGGCAAGATTACTGATGAGGAATTTGATGAGGATGATCTTGCGCTAATTAAAGCACAAATGATCGCAAAGGAAACACGTAAAGTTTCAAATGACGACATTGATCCTAATCTCATATCTAAAAGGCCGGAATTATATCGAAAAAGGATGCGTGAAACGTTAACAAAGCGTTCACGTGACGAAGCTACCAATATTTTAAGCGACTTAAAATTAGATCCTAAAGGAACTGAGCTGGCAAAAATCCTGTCAAGACATATCAAAACCCTAAGGACAGATACAACCAACGATGGTACACTTGTTATCTATATAAACGCTAAATTACACAGCCGATTTGGCCCCGTAAATGAAAGGGATAATGACGCATTAACAATGTCTGTCAACTTTCTCCCTAATATATTCAAAGAGTTAAGGAGCATGCTGTCATGCTAA
- a CDS encoding GNAT family N-acetyltransferase, with amino-acid sequence MISAPEPLHAKHDVNAFCCGVESMDNWLRQRAMKNQITGASRTFVCSDDNARVMAYYSLASSAVMSNSAPGRFRRNMPDPIPVVVLGRLAVDKSLHGQGVGRALVRDAGLRVIQVAETIGIRGMLVHALSDEAREFYLRVGFEPSPMDPMMLMVTLGDLAGSV; translated from the coding sequence ATGATCTCCGCTCCTGAACCGCTTCATGCCAAACACGATGTTAATGCATTTTGCTGTGGCGTGGAGTCTATGGATAACTGGCTCAGGCAGCGGGCGATGAAAAATCAGATAACCGGTGCGTCCCGTACCTTTGTGTGCAGTGACGATAATGCCAGAGTCATGGCGTATTACTCATTAGCATCCAGCGCGGTGATGAGCAACTCTGCCCCCGGTCGTTTTCGCCGTAACATGCCCGACCCGATCCCTGTCGTGGTGTTAGGACGACTGGCGGTAGATAAATCACTACACGGTCAGGGCGTTGGCCGCGCATTGGTGCGTGATGCTGGATTGCGGGTAATTCAGGTTGCGGAAACCATCGGAATTCGTGGCATGTTGGTTCACGCATTATCTGATGAAGCTCGGGAGTTTTATCTACGAGTGGGATTTGAACCATCGCCAATGGATCCGATGATGTTGATGGTGACGCTCGGGGATTTGGCGGGGAGTGTATGA
- a CDS encoding type II toxin-antitoxin system TacA family antitoxin — translation MPMTNSMSIKRETLNLRIKPAERDLIDRAAKARGKNRTDFVLEAARAAAEEALIEQRIIMADPDAYQVFLARLDEAPAPNAALRKTMQTPAPWEQKK, via the coding sequence ATGCCAATGACAAATAGCATGTCCATTAAACGCGAAACATTGAACCTTCGCATTAAACCAGCGGAACGCGATCTTATCGATCGTGCGGCGAAAGCCAGAGGAAAAAATCGCACTGATTTTGTTCTGGAAGCCGCACGCGCTGCTGCTGAGGAAGCCTTGATTGAACAGCGCATTATCATGGCCGATCCTGACGCTTATCAGGTGTTCCTGGCTCGTCTGGATGAAGCGCCCGCGCCAAATGCCGCGCTGCGTAAAACGATGCAAACTCCCGCGCCATGGGAGCAGAAAAAATGA
- a CDS encoding DUF1971 domain-containing protein — MAHRIPADYKHTRSTPFWNKDSVPKALLTHHNTKKDVYGRLSVMRGAVKYIGFKNENDTVAEIEVIIEEGRFGVSPPQYWHRIELLTEDTYFNIDFFAAPDAELEGKGFGQVVNTGKN; from the coding sequence ATGGCACATCGCATCCCGGCAGATTACAAACACACTCGTTCCACACCTTTCTGGAACAAAGACTCCGTTCCAAAAGCCCTGCTCACTCACCACAACACCAAAAAAGATGTCTATGGGCGCCTGTCAGTAATGCGCGGCGCGGTCAAATACATCGGTTTTAAAAATGAAAATGACACGGTTGCTGAAATCGAAGTGATTATCGAAGAAGGGCGCTTTGGTGTCAGTCCGCCGCAATACTGGCATCGCATTGAATTGCTGACAGAAGATACCTATTTCAATATCGATTTCTTCGCCGCACCGGATGCAGAACTTGAAGGGAAGGGGTTTGGGCAGGTTGTGAATACGGGGAAGAATTAA